Proteins encoded within one genomic window of Dehalococcoidia bacterium:
- a CDS encoding MaoC family dehydratase translates to MGKIPEKLKPIEHVITQERLIKYAEASGDYNPLHLDEEFARNTPYGKTIAHGMLILAFISALMTSAFGNTWLRTGKLKARFRAPVFPGDVVKVNAQLKSSNDEEVVYQVIVINQNESQVITGDAKLKLDSQGLEDYV, encoded by the coding sequence ATGGGAAAAATTCCTGAAAAATTGAAACCGATAGAGCATGTTATTACTCAGGAGCGTCTGATTAAGTATGCTGAAGCAAGTGGAGATTATAATCCTCTTCATTTAGATGAGGAATTCGCTAGGAACACTCCTTACGGGAAAACTATAGCCCATGGAATGCTAATACTTGCTTTTATCTCAGCATTAATGACCAGTGCATTTGGAAATACATGGTTACGTACAGGCAAACTAAAAGCTCGGTTTCGAGCACCTGTATTTCCTGGTGATGTTGTGAAAGTGAATGCTCAATTAAAATCTTCTAACGATGAGGAAGTGGTCTATCAAGTTATCGTTATTAATCAAAATGAGAGCCAGGTAATCACTGGAGACGCGAAGCTCAAATTAGATTCACAAGGTCTGGAGGACTATGTCTAA
- the plsX gene encoding phosphate acyltransferase PlsX: MSKYTIAIDAMGGDDVPAVPVEAGVIAARDYGVGIILVGDESSVHEELQRHKSASLPIKVLHADDVINEGEHPALALRRKPRSSIAITVGLLKEGIAHASISMGSTGATMAASVFALGLFDGLERPTLGGPFIGLAPETTIIDLGANVDCKPSQLVNFGSLGASFERFYHKINDPRVALLSVGSEDGKGNKQVQEAFPLFQSSGLNFVGNIEPHEIFMRKADVVVCDGFVGNVLLKYTEGLAAAAGQYLASKLGNDNPAVAAIEGLAEAAEGGGGPLFGVNGVVIAGHGRSSAKNIAGSVLLAMQVLDSNFVQTMREDLARVTTRTGDSDDKS, translated from the coding sequence ATGTCTAAATATACGATTGCAATAGATGCTATGGGAGGGGACGATGTGCCCGCTGTTCCCGTTGAAGCAGGTGTAATTGCTGCTCGTGATTACGGAGTAGGAATAATACTGGTTGGTGATGAAAGTTCTGTACATGAAGAACTTCAAAGGCATAAAAGTGCGTCTTTACCAATCAAGGTACTTCACGCGGATGACGTTATTAATGAAGGAGAACATCCCGCACTGGCCTTACGCAGAAAACCTCGTTCTTCAATTGCAATTACAGTGGGGCTACTTAAAGAAGGGATCGCTCATGCTTCAATTAGCATGGGTTCAACTGGGGCAACTATGGCGGCATCTGTTTTTGCGCTTGGGTTATTTGATGGGCTTGAACGACCTACTTTAGGGGGACCGTTTATAGGATTGGCTCCAGAAACAACAATCATTGACTTGGGTGCCAATGTCGATTGTAAACCGTCTCAATTAGTCAATTTTGGATCGCTTGGTGCATCGTTTGAGAGATTTTACCATAAAATAAATGATCCCAGAGTAGCGTTGCTAAGCGTAGGATCCGAAGATGGCAAAGGTAATAAGCAAGTTCAAGAGGCGTTTCCTCTTTTTCAATCGAGTGGCTTGAATTTTGTTGGCAATATTGAACCCCACGAGATATTTATGCGAAAGGCTGACGTCGTGGTATGCGACGGATTTGTAGGTAATGTCCTATTGAAATACACAGAAGGACTGGCTGCGGCGGCAGGACAATATTTAGCAAGTAAGCTAGGGAACGATAATCCCGCGGTTGCTGCAATTGAAGGACTTGCGGAAGCTGCTGAAGGTGGTGGAGGTCCTCTTTTTGGTGTTAATGGCGTAGTAATTGCAGGTCATGGCAGATCTAGTGCAAAGAACATAGCAGGTTCTGTTTTATTGGCGATGCAAGTTTTGGATTCAAATTTTGTTCAGACAATGCGCGAAGATCTTGCTCGAGTAACAACTAGGACAGGGGATTCTGATGATAAATCTTGA
- the fabG gene encoding 3-oxoacyl-[acyl-carrier-protein] reductase, which produces MNLDGKKALVTGASRGIGKAIAIRLATEGVSVGVNYNASEQEAAKVVDEIQSLGGKAIILKGSVADSLEVQSLIQAAEDKLGGLDILVNNAGITKDNLIMRLPEEDWDQVIDTNLKGAFLCTKAALRSMVRQRSGRIINMSSVVAITGNAGQSNYTAAKAGLIGFTKTVAKEVASRGITVNAIAPGFIETQMVDAISSQLQEKILERIPLGYFGTPEDVAGVVAFLASEDARYVTGQVIGIDGGLSL; this is translated from the coding sequence ATAAATCTTGATGGTAAAAAAGCTTTAGTCACGGGTGCTAGTCGAGGAATTGGCAAAGCGATTGCAATTCGCTTGGCTACAGAAGGAGTAAGTGTAGGAGTTAATTACAACGCTAGTGAGCAAGAGGCTGCTAAAGTGGTCGACGAAATTCAATCATTAGGTGGCAAAGCAATAATTCTAAAAGGCAGTGTTGCAGATAGTTTAGAGGTTCAAAGTCTAATCCAAGCAGCTGAAGATAAACTTGGAGGACTGGATATACTTGTTAACAATGCGGGGATTACTAAAGATAATTTGATAATGAGGCTACCCGAAGAAGATTGGGATCAAGTCATTGATACCAACCTGAAGGGGGCTTTTTTATGCACAAAAGCTGCGCTGAGATCGATGGTCCGCCAACGTTCTGGTCGGATAATAAATATGTCTTCGGTTGTAGCGATAACTGGAAATGCTGGGCAATCGAATTACACAGCAGCAAAGGCGGGCCTAATAGGGTTCACAAAAACAGTGGCAAAAGAGGTCGCTTCTCGTGGGATAACCGTAAATGCTATAGCTCCTGGCTTTATTGAAACACAAATGGTGGATGCTATTAGTTCACAATTGCAGGAAAAAATTTTAGAGCGGATACCGCTAGGGTATTTTGGGACTCCCGAAGATGTCGCAGGTGTTGTGGCGTTTCTAGCAAGCGAGGATGCTCGATACGTAACCGGACAAGTTATAGGTATTGATGGAGGATTAAGTCTTTAA
- a CDS encoding PIG-L family deacetylase, with protein MDIWPIDHSGPGEKILVIVAHPDDAEFMCAGSVARWCSEGKSVVYGLVTSGDKGTPDPSILPSDLAVIREKEQAEVCRILGVQAIEFLRYEDGMVQNTLKLREDIVRLIRKHKPTAVITQNPTIRWSGNYINHPDHRNTGDAVLDAVFPSARDIHMFPHLAKQEGLDAHIVEHLYVGARDDSANVFFDVSRTVDTKLRALKAHESQMQNITEAFDERIKSWLRMPKENGIPLDLAESFKYFYLG; from the coding sequence ATGGATATTTGGCCGATTGATCATTCAGGTCCAGGTGAGAAAATTTTAGTTATAGTAGCGCATCCTGACGATGCCGAATTTATGTGCGCTGGTAGCGTTGCAAGATGGTGTAGTGAAGGTAAATCGGTGGTTTATGGATTGGTGACTTCAGGTGATAAAGGTACCCCTGACCCTAGCATCCTGCCCTCTGATCTCGCAGTCATACGTGAAAAAGAGCAAGCAGAAGTTTGCAGGATTTTAGGTGTACAGGCGATAGAATTTTTGCGCTACGAAGACGGAATGGTCCAAAACACTCTGAAATTAAGAGAAGACATAGTGAGGCTTATACGTAAGCATAAACCGACTGCAGTGATTACTCAGAATCCGACTATTCGATGGTCAGGTAACTATATTAACCATCCTGATCATCGGAATACGGGTGATGCTGTTTTGGATGCAGTATTTCCTTCAGCACGCGATATTCATATGTTCCCGCACCTAGCAAAACAAGAAGGCTTAGATGCTCATATAGTTGAACACTTATATGTTGGTGCAAGAGATGATTCTGCAAATGTTTTTTTTGATGTTTCTCGTACGGTTGATACTAAATTGAGGGCTCTAAAAGCTCATGAAAGTCAGATGCAAAATATCACGGAAGCCTTTGATGAGAGAATAAAAAGCTGGCTACGTATGCCTAAAGAAAATGGCATCCCTCTTGATTTAGCTGAATCATTTAAATATTTTTATCTAGGTTGA
- a CDS encoding iron-sulfur cluster assembly accessory protein — protein sequence MSITTEPLTITITENGAKHVRSFMEAEGVASGILRVAVKGGGCSGLTYALDIASEAQEDDKVIQQNGVTLAVDKKSYIFLAGTELDYSGGLNGKGFVFNNPNAKKSCGCGTSFAV from the coding sequence ATGTCAATCACAACTGAACCTTTGACGATCACAATCACTGAGAACGGAGCAAAGCATGTCCGCAGCTTCATGGAAGCAGAGGGCGTTGCATCTGGAATACTAAGAGTTGCAGTCAAAGGTGGAGGCTGTTCTGGTCTAACCTATGCCTTGGATATTGCGTCTGAGGCACAAGAAGATGACAAAGTAATACAGCAAAACGGGGTAACACTTGCTGTTGACAAAAAAAGCTATATTTTCCTTGCTGGAACAGAACTAGATTACTCTGGGGGATTAAACGGTAAAGGGTTTGTTTTCAATAATCCCAATGCAAAGAAATCCTGCGGGTGCGGTACATCGTTTGCCGTCTAG
- a CDS encoding phosphatase PAP2 family protein → MENSIVLSLNTIVGKSATLDFIMGILVSDYAVPVIGSLILMSLWFTGNEKDRSYNQAITLIGTGSVGISNLITSMINVRIDRARPFVENELKPLFYEPTDPSFPSNAAAVGFAIATCVVFKHRKTGVLLYLLAFGWGFARVYAGVHFPTDIIGGALIGISAAILVAAIVRLFLFIPRNIHKVFRLFYLA, encoded by the coding sequence ATGGAAAATTCGATAGTTTTATCCCTAAACACAATTGTAGGTAAATCTGCGACCTTAGATTTCATCATGGGAATATTGGTTAGTGATTATGCTGTTCCGGTAATTGGAAGTCTAATTTTAATGTCCCTATGGTTTACGGGTAACGAAAAAGATCGATCGTACAATCAAGCAATCACATTAATCGGTACAGGAAGTGTGGGAATATCCAATTTAATTACATCAATGATTAATGTTCGTATAGATCGGGCTAGGCCCTTCGTTGAAAATGAACTTAAGCCGTTATTCTACGAACCTACTGACCCTTCATTCCCATCGAATGCTGCAGCTGTTGGTTTCGCAATTGCGACATGTGTTGTATTCAAGCACCGAAAAACAGGAGTCCTACTTTATTTACTTGCGTTCGGATGGGGATTTGCTCGCGTTTACGCAGGAGTACATTTCCCCACCGATATAATCGGTGGTGCTTTGATAGGAATTTCTGCAGCAATATTAGTTGCTGCAATTGTCAGGCTTTTTCTTTTCATACCCAGAAATATACATAAGGTTTTTCGACTCTTCTACTTAGCTTGA
- a CDS encoding branched-chain amino acid transaminase has translation MSNPVAFLNGEYVPLHEAKVGIMTHALHYGTGAFEGIRGNWNSKDKKIYIYKLREHYERLLSGCKMLWIDLPYSVQDLCDITVEVVERSGFTEDLYIRPVAYKSEEKVANLNLKALADGFFCLAIPFGNYIDTDGAINCCVASYRRIDDTMVPPRFKLNGLYLNSILAKTDALATGFDEAIMLNTDGHVSEGTGENIFFVYGNTIATPTLESNVLPGITRQTVIDLAQEELGMKIVERPVDRSELYTAEEIFLSGTAAHIQGVGSVDHRKVGNGAVGPVTRKLQELYFPIVRGDNTKYMNTLTVASPNNIH, from the coding sequence ATGTCCAATCCTGTAGCTTTCCTGAATGGTGAATATGTCCCCTTACACGAAGCAAAAGTCGGCATAATGACGCATGCACTTCATTACGGTACAGGAGCATTTGAAGGAATTCGTGGAAACTGGAATTCCAAAGATAAGAAAATATACATTTACAAGCTAAGGGAGCACTACGAAAGACTCCTTAGTGGGTGCAAAATGCTTTGGATAGACCTTCCATACAGCGTTCAAGACCTGTGTGACATAACTGTTGAAGTTGTAGAACGTTCGGGATTTACAGAAGATCTCTATATTCGCCCAGTTGCGTATAAATCCGAAGAAAAGGTTGCGAACTTAAACCTTAAGGCGCTTGCTGATGGATTCTTTTGCCTCGCAATACCATTCGGCAACTACATCGATACGGATGGAGCAATCAATTGCTGTGTAGCATCGTATCGCAGAATTGATGACACAATGGTACCTCCACGCTTCAAACTGAATGGACTGTATCTTAATTCGATACTCGCAAAAACCGACGCTTTAGCAACAGGATTTGATGAAGCCATAATGCTAAATACGGACGGTCACGTCAGTGAAGGGACAGGCGAAAATATATTCTTTGTATACGGAAACACTATCGCTACTCCTACCCTAGAAAGCAACGTGCTACCAGGAATTACTCGCCAGACTGTTATTGATCTTGCTCAAGAAGAGCTCGGTATGAAAATTGTAGAACGGCCGGTAGATAGAAGCGAGCTTTATACTGCAGAAGAGATTTTCTTGTCTGGTACAGCCGCGCATATACAGGGAGTTGGTTCAGTGGACCATCGAAAAGTAGGAAATGGCGCCGTTGGACCTGTTACTAGAAAACTACAGGAACTTTATTTCCCGATAGTGCGTGGGGACAATACAAAATATATGAATACTTTGACCGTAGCTTCCCCAAATAATATTCATTAG
- a CDS encoding MFS transporter, with protein MQQNNSNPRIFFGWYIVAGSVITNAILSAAYFQGFNAFILPIESHFGWSRSVISGAMSLRQLESGIISPVVGFLLDKIRPRTLLFWSAITTGIGLISLGLINGIVTFYLAIFVVSIGTSGMSHAVTWPVVIARWFRKKLGLATGIAVMGPIFGSPFVILNTSLEETFGWRSILIGYGVIVLMFLTLISAIARERPEKYGLLPDGEHSQELSNYSTNNPSKTIEHGMRLGEAARTLEFWLFTGYLSGMFMVNSAFQVHLIPYFIQDVGLTAKSAAVIFTLVFTLSGVGRMGAGYMLDKADYRLVLCTVAAFMGLAFIYLQLVTVSSILMAAPFIILFGVGFGSIIPMRGTLGSMMFGTKSLGSIVGVLQGGAVAAGVIGPIFMGVIFDIDGRYFLSIWGLVAVCVIMIPLSFLMKSHSKLQIRLATVMNTDG; from the coding sequence ATGCAACAAAATAATTCAAACCCGAGAATATTTTTCGGATGGTATATCGTAGCTGGTAGTGTTATTACTAACGCGATTTTATCCGCTGCTTATTTCCAAGGGTTCAATGCGTTCATATTGCCAATTGAGAGTCACTTCGGTTGGAGTCGATCAGTGATTAGTGGCGCAATGTCTCTCCGTCAACTTGAGTCCGGGATCATAAGCCCTGTAGTAGGGTTTCTACTCGATAAAATCAGGCCACGCACTTTGCTATTCTGGAGTGCAATCACCACCGGGATCGGTCTCATTTCCTTGGGCCTCATTAATGGAATCGTTACTTTTTATCTAGCTATATTCGTTGTATCTATCGGTACTTCAGGAATGAGTCATGCCGTTACTTGGCCAGTAGTAATCGCTAGATGGTTTCGAAAAAAATTAGGTCTCGCAACGGGTATTGCAGTTATGGGACCAATTTTTGGTTCTCCATTTGTAATACTAAACACTTCATTGGAAGAAACATTCGGATGGCGATCTATACTCATAGGGTATGGGGTTATAGTCTTAATGTTTCTTACGCTCATTAGTGCAATTGCACGAGAGAGGCCAGAGAAATATGGTTTACTTCCTGACGGGGAGCATTCACAAGAACTTTCAAATTACAGTACAAATAACCCCTCTAAAACGATAGAGCACGGAATGAGGCTTGGCGAAGCAGCGCGTACATTGGAATTTTGGCTATTTACTGGGTATCTATCAGGAATGTTCATGGTTAATTCTGCATTCCAAGTTCATCTAATCCCCTATTTCATACAAGATGTTGGACTTACTGCAAAATCTGCAGCAGTAATTTTCACGCTTGTATTTACGCTTAGCGGAGTGGGAAGGATGGGCGCAGGCTATATGTTAGATAAGGCAGATTATCGCCTTGTGCTATGCACGGTAGCAGCATTTATGGGACTTGCTTTCATATATCTGCAACTTGTTACAGTCAGTTCTATACTTATGGCAGCCCCTTTCATAATTTTATTCGGAGTGGGCTTTGGGAGCATCATTCCAATGCGAGGGACATTGGGCAGCATGATGTTTGGTACAAAATCACTAGGGTCAATAGTCGGAGTATTACAGGGTGGAGCAGTTGCTGCAGGAGTAATCGGTCCTATTTTCATGGGAGTTATCTTTGATATAGATGGGAGGTATTTCCTATCTATATGGGGGCTAGTGGCAGTTTGCGTAATAATGATCCCTTTGTCCTTTTTAATGAAATCTCATTCAAAATTACAAATTCGATTAGCAACAGTTATGAATACCGATGGCTGA
- a CDS encoding trypsin-like peptidase domain-containing protein, whose amino-acid sequence MLSLLKKVNYFFLLIAFCIGCTSTAAPTATPMPLPEPTPTVTNESSLPSIQLPDIASVVEKVMPSVVQVITDVQQTSFFGQPSIGRSQGSGVFFDNRGYLLTNHHVVENATKVEIALINRQRITAEIIGTDPETDLAVLKVNPADIEDFAIAPIGNASEMRIGDWVITIGSPLGFEGSVTVGVVSAKDRSLNIDASTRLDDLIQTDAVINPGNSGGPLLNLRGEIIGINTAIIRGGQADGIGFAISVDTASSIASQLIDHGRVIRPRIGVMIRDVTPATAAELKLPIDEGILVVSVSEDGPASRAGIKANDVIVQIDNNTVSSMTELVRLILKKYQVGDNIRVTVVRNTIYLTFDVTLENLD is encoded by the coding sequence ATGTTAAGTTTGTTAAAAAAAGTAAATTACTTTTTCCTTCTTATAGCTTTTTGCATCGGTTGTACCAGTACCGCCGCGCCTACTGCAACTCCTATGCCGTTGCCTGAGCCAACGCCTACTGTAACTAACGAATCCTCATTGCCTTCAATCCAATTGCCTGATATCGCATCCGTTGTTGAAAAAGTTATGCCATCAGTCGTACAAGTTATCACTGACGTTCAACAAACATCCTTTTTTGGGCAACCTTCAATCGGTCGATCGCAGGGTTCAGGAGTATTTTTTGATAATCGCGGATATCTTTTAACCAACCATCATGTAGTTGAAAATGCAACCAAAGTTGAAATAGCCCTAATAAACCGACAACGCATTACTGCCGAAATTATTGGAACAGATCCGGAAACTGATCTTGCAGTATTAAAAGTAAACCCTGCAGATATTGAGGACTTCGCTATTGCTCCTATCGGTAATGCGAGTGAAATGCGCATTGGAGATTGGGTCATCACTATTGGAAGTCCGTTGGGGTTTGAAGGCTCCGTCACAGTTGGCGTAGTAAGTGCAAAAGATCGTTCACTTAATATTGACGCTAGCACACGATTAGATGACCTAATTCAAACAGACGCTGTTATTAACCCAGGGAATAGCGGCGGTCCTTTACTCAACCTTAGAGGCGAAATTATCGGTATCAATACAGCGATAATTAGAGGCGGTCAGGCAGATGGCATTGGCTTCGCAATTAGCGTGGACACAGCTTCTTCTATCGCAAGTCAACTAATTGATCATGGTCGTGTAATTAGGCCAAGAATAGGCGTCATGATCCGTGATGTAACTCCTGCAACAGCAGCAGAACTTAAACTTCCTATCGACGAAGGAATTCTTGTTGTTTCTGTATCAGAAGACGGTCCTGCAAGCAGAGCAGGTATAAAAGCTAATGATGTAATTGTCCAAATCGATAATAATACTGTCTCTTCTATGACTGAGCTTGTTAGGCTGATACTTAAAAAATACCAAGTTGGCGACAATATACGAGTGACAGTTGTGCGAAATACAATTTACCTAACATTTGACGTTACATTAGAAAATTTAGATTGA
- the rph gene encoding ribonuclease PH has protein sequence MRPTSIKIGIQDYAEGSVLIETGQTKVICAASIDEKVPPFLRGQGRGWVTAEYNMLPRATHTRTSRERSLSSGRTHEIQRLIGRSLRAVCDLEKIGERSINIDCDVLQADGGTRTASITGAYVALYQALLLLVQKKALHHVPLKESVAATSVGILNDVPVLDLCYEEDFKASVDLNVVMTDSGEFVEVQGTAEESPFSREMLSEMLDLAAAGIKELHEIQRVTISDLSKLHN, from the coding sequence ATTCGTCCAACTAGCATAAAAATTGGTATTCAAGATTACGCTGAAGGATCAGTGCTAATAGAAACTGGCCAAACAAAGGTGATCTGTGCTGCAAGTATTGACGAAAAAGTTCCACCTTTCTTAAGAGGCCAAGGTAGAGGATGGGTTACGGCAGAATACAATATGCTACCCAGAGCTACACATACCAGGACTTCAAGGGAGCGCAGTCTTTCAAGCGGCAGAACTCATGAAATTCAAAGGCTGATAGGTAGATCCTTGCGTGCAGTGTGTGACCTAGAAAAAATTGGCGAAAGATCAATAAATATTGACTGCGATGTCCTGCAAGCTGATGGAGGAACGCGGACCGCATCCATCACGGGGGCATATGTCGCTCTATACCAAGCGCTTCTTTTATTGGTCCAAAAAAAAGCACTGCATCATGTACCACTCAAAGAAAGTGTTGCAGCGACAAGCGTGGGTATATTGAACGACGTTCCTGTGCTTGACTTATGCTATGAAGAGGATTTCAAAGCATCCGTAGATTTGAATGTTGTAATGACAGATTCCGGAGAATTCGTAGAAGTGCAAGGCACTGCTGAAGAGTCGCCGTTCTCCCGAGAAATGTTAAGCGAGATGCTAGATCTAGCGGCTGCGGGTATAAAAGAACTGCACGAGATCCAAAGAGTAACGATTTCAGACCTCTCAAAATTACATAATTGA
- a CDS encoding aspartate dehydrogenase: MISNSLSIGIVGCGAIGRAILQASDQGTLNVKVVGVNSKSEEKAKAYIRTLRNPPSFMSQDELIDQADLIVEAAGSEVVPDLVRNAFHNKKGAMVISVGALIANSELLELARDTNCRLLMPSGAIIGLDGIKSAAVGRIDRVVMESRKAPEALAGAPHVLDSAIDLWSLNEETVIFEGNAREACVGFPANLNVSAAVSFAGIGPDATTVKMIAAPGLQRNCHDIEVEGEFGLMRIHLENIPGENPKTGKLTAMSIIRTIQQEVDPVRLGT; the protein is encoded by the coding sequence GTGATCAGCAATAGCCTTTCAATAGGGATAGTCGGGTGCGGAGCAATTGGAAGAGCAATCTTACAAGCTTCTGATCAAGGTACTCTGAATGTGAAAGTGGTCGGGGTTAATAGTAAGTCAGAGGAAAAAGCTAAAGCTTATATTCGGACCCTGAGAAACCCGCCATCTTTTATGTCACAAGACGAACTCATCGATCAAGCAGACCTAATCGTGGAAGCAGCCGGTAGTGAAGTTGTCCCAGATTTAGTGAGAAATGCTTTTCACAATAAAAAAGGAGCAATGGTAATCAGTGTGGGAGCTTTAATCGCAAATTCTGAGTTGCTTGAACTAGCGCGTGATACCAATTGCAGATTGTTGATGCCGTCTGGCGCAATCATTGGACTAGATGGGATCAAATCTGCGGCGGTGGGGAGAATAGATAGGGTAGTAATGGAATCGCGAAAAGCCCCTGAAGCCCTTGCAGGCGCTCCTCATGTCTTAGATAGTGCCATTGATTTGTGGAGCTTGAATGAGGAAACAGTAATTTTTGAAGGCAATGCCAGAGAAGCTTGTGTTGGATTCCCTGCTAACTTAAACGTCTCAGCAGCTGTCAGTTTTGCAGGAATTGGCCCCGATGCTACAACTGTAAAAATGATCGCCGCTCCCGGGTTACAAAGAAATTGCCATGACATAGAGGTTGAAGGTGAATTCGGGTTAATGCGAATTCATCTGGAGAATATACCTGGGGAAAACCCGAAAACTGGAAAATTAACAGCGATGTCTATAATTCGTACTATCCAACAAGAAGTTGACCCAGTGCGACTAGGCACGTAA
- a CDS encoding NAD(P)-dependent oxidoreductase, with protein MTVLITGGMGFIGLHTTKSLVEAGEDVVITYYQTWREPSFIKDEFGKRVTVEKADVSQPAVIEELAKKHNVEHIVHLAVPGVAALSAYEDYRVNMNGLIGVLEAATNAKVKRLSLASSIATYHSLPSGPYKETDLLPVQSANPTETFKKAWEILSFHYADRTGLEVIAMRIGGIWGPLYHSMMNLPSRLAHAAYNGTEPDYSRGIPFAEDTGDVCYVKDCAEGIKLIVTKEKLEHRIYNISSGIAVTNQQLVDAALSVEPNAKLSLQPGKSPAYKENNFLDMSRAESELGFVNKFGPKEAMADYIEWLKEGNEQ; from the coding sequence ATGACTGTTTTAATTACTGGGGGCATGGGGTTTATAGGACTCCACACTACAAAATCACTTGTAGAAGCAGGGGAAGACGTAGTAATCACGTATTACCAAACCTGGCGAGAGCCAAGTTTTATAAAAGATGAATTTGGTAAACGGGTAACTGTAGAAAAAGCTGATGTCTCCCAGCCAGCAGTTATAGAAGAACTTGCCAAAAAACATAACGTCGAGCACATTGTGCACTTAGCCGTCCCTGGGGTCGCTGCTCTTAGTGCCTACGAAGACTATAGAGTCAATATGAACGGCCTTATTGGTGTACTTGAAGCAGCTACAAACGCAAAAGTAAAACGGCTTTCCCTAGCTAGCTCCATAGCAACATATCATTCACTTCCTTCAGGACCATACAAAGAAACAGATCTTTTGCCCGTGCAATCTGCTAACCCTACCGAAACATTCAAAAAAGCTTGGGAAATACTCTCTTTCCATTACGCTGACCGAACTGGACTTGAGGTAATTGCAATGAGGATTGGTGGGATATGGGGCCCGCTATATCACTCTATGATGAACCTCCCAAGCAGACTTGCTCACGCAGCTTATAACGGTACTGAACCCGATTATTCACGCGGAATCCCATTTGCTGAGGACACAGGTGATGTCTGCTATGTAAAGGACTGTGCGGAAGGGATCAAATTAATCGTGACTAAGGAAAAGCTGGAGCACCGAATTTATAACATCAGCTCCGGTATTGCTGTCACCAACCAGCAACTTGTAGATGCTGCTCTTTCAGTGGAACCAAATGCGAAGCTTTCTTTACAGCCCGGTAAAAGCCCTGCATACAAAGAAAATAACTTCCTCGATATGTCGAGAGCAGAATCTGAACTTGGATTCGTTAATAAATTTGGACCTAAAGAAGCCATGGCCGACTACATAGAATGGCTAAAAGAGGGTAACGAGCAATAG
- a CDS encoding NAD(P)-dependent oxidoreductase → MTTLITGGFGFIGAHVVKKFTDAGESVVVTSYENLEPPSFLRQEVKNGLLIKQIDIGEPGAIERLSKEHNVNTIINLAIHRKSSSDPAEDIRINMDKLSHFFEGALKSGVEKLFWASNGAIFAELPEGPFYEDTAVSLSGAIQPGAFKKAWEVLAHNFAQNYQIQSSLKIVSMRISGVFGPTYRSMLNLPSRLCHAASKNLPPDFSAQRGGVPYSDDTFDLTYAKDVAAAVLALYEADDLPHLVYNISRGTTVRAQELVDAVTKVKSNFTPQLQEGAGPRFRANAYLDNSRVLKDSKWEPKFHIESAIEDYLDWLDSGEQY, encoded by the coding sequence ATGACAACGCTTATCACCGGAGGGTTTGGTTTTATCGGAGCGCATGTGGTCAAAAAATTTACTGACGCAGGAGAAAGCGTTGTTGTAACTTCATATGAAAATCTAGAACCTCCTAGTTTTCTGAGACAAGAAGTGAAAAATGGGCTACTTATCAAGCAAATTGATATTGGGGAGCCCGGAGCTATTGAACGTCTATCTAAGGAACATAACGTCAATACAATAATTAATTTAGCTATCCATCGGAAATCCTCTTCTGATCCAGCAGAAGATATCCGTATAAATATGGATAAACTTTCCCATTTTTTTGAGGGAGCGTTAAAAAGTGGTGTCGAGAAATTGTTTTGGGCATCCAATGGAGCAATATTTGCCGAATTACCCGAAGGTCCGTTTTATGAAGACACCGCAGTCTCTCTATCTGGAGCCATTCAACCAGGGGCTTTTAAAAAAGCATGGGAAGTATTAGCGCATAATTTCGCACAAAATTATCAAATACAGTCATCATTAAAAATTGTCTCTATGCGAATAAGTGGAGTGTTTGGACCAACTTATCGCTCAATGCTGAATTTACCTAGTCGGTTATGTCACGCTGCATCAAAAAATCTTCCTCCTGATTTTTCTGCGCAGCGTGGAGGTGTTCCTTATTCTGATGACACTTTCGACTTGACCTATGCCAAAGACGTTGCGGCGGCAGTACTTGCTCTCTACGAGGCTGATGATTTGCCTCATCTCGTTTACAACATCTCGCGCGGTACAACAGTCAGAGCACAGGAATTAGTAGATGCTGTTACGAAAGTCAAATCCAATTTCACTCCGCAACTACAGGAAGGGGCTGGGCCTCGGTTTAGAGCCAATGCATACCTAGATAACTCCAGGGTATTAAAAGACTCGAAATGGGAACCAAAGTTCCATATCGAATCGGCAATAGAAGATTATTTAGATTGGCTTGATTCTGGTGAACAATATTGA